Proteins from a genomic interval of Centroberyx gerrardi isolate f3 chromosome 23, fCenGer3.hap1.cur.20231027, whole genome shotgun sequence:
- the anapc10 gene encoding anaphase-promoting complex subunit 10 has protein sequence MATPSKTPPGADPKQLERTGTVREIGSQAVWSLSSCKPGFGVDQLRDDNLETYWQSDGSQPHLVNIQFRRKTTVKMLCIYADYKSDESYTPSKISVRVGNNFHNLQEIRQLEMVEPSGWIHISLLDQVNNPIRTFMIQIAVLANHQNGRDTHMRQIKVYTPVEESSIGKFPRCTTVDFMMYRTIR, from the exons ATGGCCACCCCGAGCAAGACCCCGCCCGGCGCCGACCCGAAGCAGCTGGAGCGGACCGGGACGGTCCGGGAGATCGGCTCCCAGGCGGTGTGGTCCCTGTCCTCCTGCAAACCCG GTTTTGGAGTGGACCAGCTGAGGGACGATAACCTGGAGACATACTGGCAGTCAGACGGCTCCCAGCCTCACCTGGTCAACATCCAGTTCAg GAGGAAGACGACGGTGAAGATGCTGTGTATTTATGCAGACTATAAATCAGATGAGAGCTACACTCCCAGTAAGATCTCTGTCAGAGTGGGAAACAACTTCCACAACCTGCAGGAGATCAGG caGTTAGAGATGGTGGAGCCCAGTGGTTGGATCCACATCTCTCTGCTGGATCAG GTGAACAACCCGATCCGGACCTTCATGATCCAGATCGCGGTCCTGGCGAACCACCAGAAcggcagagacacacacatgaggCAGATCAAAGTCTACACGCCCGTGGAGGAGAGCTCCATCGGCAAGTTCCCACGATGCACCACTGTCGACTTCATGATGTACCGCACCATCAGGTGA
- the LOC139930561 gene encoding tyrosine-protein kinase TXK, giving the protein MIHSNRSFHAVFCCCCAVQSREISTRMELEGRTSLCFQSRRYPGRACRVDRSRRKLPPPPPEDEDGDGAGLLTVVAMYDFTAKEDTDLTLHQGEEYIILHKQDQLWWRAQDRHGSKGFIPSNYVTEKNRIEANR; this is encoded by the exons ATGATTCACTCAA atcgctccttccatgctgtcttctgctgttgctGTGCCGTCCAGAGCAG GGAGATCAGCACCCGCATGGAGCTGGAGGGACGCACTTCTCTCTGCTTCCAGAGCCGACGCTATCCTGGACGCGCCTGCAGG gtgGACCGGTCCAGGAGGaagctcccccctccccctcctgagGATGAGGACGGGGACGGCGCTGGGTTGCTAACGGTCGTCGCCATGTACGACTTCACCGCCAAGGAGGACACGGACCTCACGCTCCACcag GGGGAAGAGTACATCATCCTCCATAAGCAGGACCAGCTGTGGTGGAGAGCACAGGACAGACACGG GAGTAAAGGCTTCATCCCCAGTAACTACGTGACAGAGAAGAACCGGATCGAGGCAAATAGGTGA
- the LOC139928260 gene encoding LOW QUALITY PROTEIN: tyrosine-protein kinase Tec-like (The sequence of the model RefSeq protein was modified relative to this genomic sequence to represent the inferred CDS: inserted 2 bases in 1 codon) — protein sequence MSAEPLLEETLIKRSQQKKRTSPLNYKERLFVLTRTKLCYYDGRAEKKCRKGSIELSRVRCVEIVKNGGMIIPCQNKYPFQVVYDSNTLYVFAPSHDSRALWVQSLKEEIKHNTVIVAKFHSQFWQEGVWLCCRQAEKLALGCEEYNLFGDISRKPLPPIPGEERSGGTSRRPPPPAPPAAEDEDGGEEEEDEEEEEEEEEEVVVALYDFPAAEPHDLPLQRGGEYVVLERCDVNWYKARNKYGEEGYIPSNYVTERKSGNLVQFVWYSKHVTGNKXRELLRKEDKEGAYIVRDSSSPGTYTVSLYTKSIKTWEGGPVIKHYHIKETHGRDTPRQFYLAEKHLFSSIPDLIEYHKHNAAGLVARLRYPVGKQDRSAPSTAGFSYEKWEINPSELTFMKELGCGQFGLVRLGKWRAQHKVAIKAIREGAMYEEDFIEEAKVMMRLSHPKLVQLYGVCSQQRPIYIVTEFMELGCLLNFLRQRRGGLTLGALLSVCQDVSEGMEHLESNGFIHRDLAARNCLVNDALVVKVSDFGMARYVLDNQYTSSSGAKFPVKWSPPEVFYFCKYSSKSDVWSYGVLMWEVFTEGRMPFEQSQNHEVVALITQGHRLYRPKLATPTIYDIMQLCWRERPEERPSFSQICLMISSALEGDAPP from the exons ATGAGTGCCGAGCCGCTATTGGAGGAGACGCTGATCAAGCGGtcgcagcagaagaagagaacgTCGCCGCTGAACTACAAGGAGAGACTGTTCGTCCTGACCAGGACCAAGCTGTGCTACTATGACGGAAGAgcagag AAGAAGTGCAGGAAGGGCTCCATCGAGCTGAGCCGGGTCAGATGTGTGGAGATCGTCAAGAACGGAGGAATGATCATCCCCTGCCAGAACAAATACCCCTTCcag gtggtgtACGACTCCAATACTCTCTATGTATTTGCTCCCAGTCACGACAGCAGAGCTCTGTGGGTCCAGAGCCTCAAGGAGG agatCAAACACAACACGGTGATCGTGGCGAAGTTCCACTCGCAGTTCTGGCAGGAGGGGGTGTGGCTCTGCTGTCGCCAGGCCGAGAAGCTGGCCCTCGGCTGCGAGGAGTACAACCTCTTCGGAgaca TTTCCAGGAAACCTCTGCCCCCGAttcctggagaggagaggagcggcgGGACG TCTCGTCGgccccctccccccgcccccccggccGCTGAGGATGAGGACGgcggtgaggaagaggaggatgaggaggaggaggaggaggaagaggaggaggtggtggtggcgCTGTATGACTTCCCGGCCGCCGAGCCTCACGACCTGCCGCTGCAGCGCGGCGGGGAGTACGTCGTCCTGGAGCGCTGCGACGTCAACTGGTACAAGGCCCGCAACAAGTACGG aga agAAGGCTACATCCCCAGTAACTACGTCACAGAGAGGAAATCGGGGAACCTGGTGCAGTTTGT CTGgtacagtaaacatgtcacagGAAACAA CAGAGAGCTGCTGAGGAAGGAG GACAAAGAAGGAGCTTACATTGTCCGAGACTCCAGCAGCCCAGGAACGTACACCGTGTCTCTGTACACCAAGTC gataaaaacttg GGAGGGAGGTCCAGTGATAAAACATTACCACATCAAGGAGACACACGGCAGAGACACGCCTAGACAGTTCTACCTGGCTGAGAAACACCTGTTCAGCTCCATCCCCGACCTGATAGAGTACCACAAACACAACGCGGcgg GCCTGGTGGCCAGGCTGAGGTATCCGGTGGGTAAACAGGACAGGTCCGCTCCGTCCACCGCCGGCTTCAGCTACG agAAGTGGGAGATCAACCCCAGTGAGCTGACCTTCATGAAGGAGCTGGGCTGCGGTCAGTTCGGTCTGGTGAGGCTCGGCAAGTGGAGAGCTCAGCACAAAGTGGCCATCAAGGCCATCAGGGAGGGAGCCATGTACGAGGAGGACTTCATCGAGGAGGCCAAGGTCATGAt GAGACTGTCCCACCCCAAGCTGGTGCAGCTGTACGGAGTGTGCAGCCAGCAGCGGCCCATCTACATCGTCACAGAGTTCATGGAGCTCGGCTGCCTGCTGAACTTCCTGCGGCAGCGGCGGGGCGGCCTCACCCTGGGCGCCCTGCTGAGCGTCTGCCAGGACGTCAGCGAGGGCATGGAGCACCTGGAGAGCAACGGCTTCATCCACAGAGACCTG gcGGCCAGAAACTGTTTGGTGAATGATGCTCTGGTGGTGAAGGTGTCAGACTTCGGCATGGCCAG GTACGTGTTAGACAACCAGTACACCAGCTCATCAGGCGCTAAGTTCCCTGTGAAGTGGTCGCCTCCCGAAGTCTTCTACTTCTGCAAATACAGCAGCAAGTCCGACGTCTGGTCCTACG gTGTGTTGATGTGGGAAGTCTTCACAGAGGGCCGCATGCCGTTTGAACAGAGTCAAAACCACGAGGTCGTTGCCTTGATCACCCAGGGCCACCGGCTCTACAGGCCCAAACTGGCCACGCCCACCATCTATGACATCATGCAGCTGTGCTGGCGCGAG agACCAGAGGAGCGTCCGTCGTTCTCTCAGATCTGTCTGATGATCTCCAGCGCTCTGGAGGGCGACGCCCCCCCCTAA